The proteins below are encoded in one region of Methanomassiliicoccus luminyensis B10:
- a CDS encoding flippase, which produces MLGRKSFLIMVVLTLNAILSFAGLSIMTRYLGAETFGSFSWAMALVVIFNTVADLGFNTAHIKRVSEGKDIGECISTFTLCKLSLTGLMVLFMTIFLLFTSSYRQLEGDGLLMVILFILYYVFYDVASIAIATFDARQETARTQTSNMIDPLLRLPLIVIFALGGMSAVSFVVAYVIGGFGLMVSSLYLLSREKIIWKRPRLVHHYVAFAIPYALVTVMATVSSNLDKLLLGVFWTNIEVGYYSASWSIVLMISVIGIAISSLVFPTFSKLHTENGNEQIQTLTWASERYTSMISIPLIAILVVFSEDIMALLFGTEFRGGGGSLRFLAIAMFLEIINVAYIAQIGAFNRPTAVAKLTIIQVVTGFAFFLVLVPTHIGGIDLLALGDTGAAIARIFGCAAIFFIARRLAFNLTGTRSNPRLLLHLVGALLTGLTLEAISGVWSITHWYDALLLLMVSYAVFTSLLFIFRELGKEDMRFMMSVMNPLDMWSYVKGELKGREPRS; this is translated from the coding sequence GTGTTAGGTCGCAAATCATTTTTAATAATGGTGGTCCTGACTCTCAATGCCATCCTTTCCTTCGCTGGCTTGTCGATAATGACACGTTATCTGGGGGCTGAAACTTTTGGCTCATTCTCCTGGGCCATGGCCCTGGTGGTGATTTTCAATACGGTCGCCGACCTTGGTTTTAATACTGCGCACATCAAACGTGTGTCTGAAGGAAAGGACATCGGCGAGTGCATCAGCACTTTTACTCTATGCAAGCTGTCCCTCACGGGTTTGATGGTCCTATTTATGACCATATTCCTCTTATTTACTTCCTCGTACAGGCAATTGGAGGGGGATGGCTTGCTCATGGTCATTCTGTTCATCCTGTACTATGTATTCTATGATGTGGCCAGTATCGCCATTGCTACATTCGATGCAAGACAGGAGACCGCGAGGACCCAAACGTCAAACATGATAGATCCGCTTCTACGCCTGCCCCTCATAGTCATCTTCGCCCTGGGCGGGATGAGCGCCGTGAGCTTCGTGGTGGCATATGTTATCGGCGGATTCGGGTTAATGGTATCTAGCCTTTACCTTCTGTCCAGAGAAAAGATCATTTGGAAGAGGCCGAGGTTGGTGCACCATTACGTGGCCTTCGCAATCCCCTATGCCTTAGTAACGGTTATGGCCACAGTGTCCTCCAACCTGGACAAACTCCTATTGGGGGTATTCTGGACCAACATCGAGGTGGGCTATTATTCGGCGAGTTGGTCCATTGTATTGATGATTAGTGTGATTGGGATTGCCATCTCCTCGCTGGTTTTCCCTACATTCTCAAAGCTCCACACGGAGAATGGTAACGAACAAATACAGACCCTGACCTGGGCCTCCGAACGGTACACATCAATGATTTCAATTCCATTGATAGCAATCTTAGTAGTCTTCTCCGAAGACATCATGGCCTTGTTATTCGGAACGGAGTTCAGAGGCGGCGGGGGATCATTGAGATTCCTGGCCATTGCTATGTTCCTAGAGATCATCAACGTCGCTTATATCGCTCAGATAGGCGCGTTTAATCGTCCTACCGCAGTGGCGAAACTGACGATTATCCAAGTGGTCACCGGTTTCGCCTTTTTCTTGGTTCTTGTTCCTACGCACATAGGTGGGATTGACCTCCTGGCCCTCGGGGATACCGGAGCCGCTATAGCTAGAATATTCGGATGTGCGGCAATTTTCTTTATCGCCCGCCGATTGGCGTTCAACCTAACAGGGACACGGTCGAACCCCCGATTACTTCTGCACTTGGTGGGGGCTTTGCTCACCGGTCTGACGCTGGAGGCCATCTCGGGAGTCTGGAGCATCACCCACTGGTATGACGCGCTGCTCTTGCTAATGGTCAGCTATGCCGTCTTCACGTCCTTGCTGTTCATATTCAGGGAATTGGGGAAAGAGGACATGAGATTCATGATGAGCGTCATGAATCCCCTCGATATGTGGTCATATGTAAAGGGCGAGCTCAAAGGTCGAGAACCGAGGAGCTGA